In Juglans regia cultivar Chandler chromosome 13, Walnut 2.0, whole genome shotgun sequence, the following proteins share a genomic window:
- the LOC109012436 gene encoding phosphatidylinositol 4-phosphate 5-kinase 1-like, whose protein sequence is MNDPKMREAALFCDELNDIVSSSKKKKSEEEKLGKDTQKPLQLVGVGRCRSQAASRRVTPTTLTTSPTLSVGVASPSTVEKALPNGDLYMGSFAGAPHGSGKYLWTDGCMYEGEWRRGKASGKGRLSWPSGATYEGDFKSGRMEGFGTFIGSDGDSYRGSWSSDRKHGYGQRRYANGDYYEGYWKRNVQDGQGRYVWKNGNEYVGEWKNGVISGRGILIWANGNRYDGEWDNGVPNGSGVFTWPDGSCYVGSWNKDLKIQLPNGTFYPGNGKEQCFKSGNGAFLDDDNLTITMRKRSSVDGARGSLTERSFPRICIWESDGEAGDITCDIVDNVEASMFYRNGTGLDRDGIRQFPRRPCCFTGEAKKPGQTISKGHKNYDLMLNLQLGIRYSVGKHASLLHELKCTDFDPKEKYWTRFPPEGSKITPPHQSTEFRWKDYCPMVFRHLRELFQVDPADYMMAICGNDALRELSSPGKSGSFFYLTQDDRFMIKTVKKSEVKVLLRMLPSYYKHVYRYDNSLVTKFFGVHCVKPIGGQKTRFIVMGNLFCSEYRIHRRFDLKGSSHGRTTDMPEGEIDETTTLKDLDLNFVFRLQQSWYQELVKQIDRDCEFLEAEGIMDYSLLVGLHFRDDNTCDKMGLSPFVLRTGKKDSYQNEKFMRGCRFLEAELHNMDQILAGRKPLIRLGANMPARAERMARRSDFDQYTPGGISRLTPSRSGESCEVVLYFGIIDILQDYDISKKIEHAYKSFQADPTKISAVDPKLYSRRFRDFIGRIFIEDR, encoded by the exons ATGAATGACCCAAAAATGCGTGAAGCGGCACTATTCTGTGACGAGCTTAACGACATCGTTTCCAGcagcaagaagaagaaatcagAGGAGGAGAAGCTAGGGAAGGATACCCAGAAACCGCTTCAGCTAGTCGGAGTAGGCCGTTGCAGATCCCAAGCCGCTTCGCGGAGAGTGACGCCGACCACCTTGACGACCTCGCCTACCTTGAGTGTCGGAGTCGCGTCCCCGTCGACGGTCGAGAAGGCCCTACCGAACGGCGATCTCTACATGGGTAGTTTTGCGGGTGCGCCGCACGGATCGGGGAAGTACCTGTGGACCGACGGGTGCATGTACGAAGGGGAGTGGCGGAGAGGGAAGGCCTCGGGGAAAGGAAGATTGTCGTGGCCCTCTGGCGCCACCTACGAGGGCGACTTCAAGTCGGGTCGGATGGAGGGGTTCGGGACCTTCATCGGGTCTGACGGCGACTCCTACCGAGGGTCCTGGAGCTCTGATCGGAAGCACGGTTATGGCCAGAGGCGCTACGCCAACGGCGACTACTACGAGGGCTACTGGAAGCGTAACGTACAAGACGGGCAAGGCCGGTACGTATGGAAGAACGGCAACGAGTACGTGGGCGAATGGAAGAACGGCGTGATTTCTGGCCGGGGAATCCTGATTTGGGCCAACGGGAACCGTTACGACGGCGAATGGGACAACGGCGTTCCCAACGGGAGCGGGGTTTTCACTTGGCCGGATGGGAGCTGCTATGTCGGTAGCTGGAACAAAGACCTTAAGATTCAGCTACCGAATGGGACGTTCTATCCGGGAAATGGCAAAGAGCAATGCTTCAAAAGCGGCAATGGCGCTTTTCTTGATGATGATAATTTGACGATAACGATGCGGAAGAGGTCATCCGTGGACGGCGCAAGAGGAAGCTTGACAGAGCGGAGTTTTCCAAGGATTTGTATATGGGAATCAGATGGAGAAGCCGGGGATATCACCTGCGATATAGTCGACAATGTGGAGGCCTCCATGTTTTATCGGAACGGGACGGGGTTAGATCGGGACGGGATTCGACAGTTTCCGCGGAGGCCGTGCTGTTTCACGGGCGAGGCCAAAAAGCCTGGGCAGACAATATCAAAGGGGCATAAGAATTACGATTTGATGCTTAATCTTCAACTGGGAATTAG GTATTCTGTTGGAAAGCACGCGTCTTTGTTGCATGAGCTTAAGTGTACTGATTTCGATCCCAAGGAGAAGTACTGGACTAGGTTTCCACCCGAAGGATCGAAGATAACGCCTCCCCATCAGTCGACAGAGTTCCGGTGGAAAGATTACTGCCCCATGGTGTTTAG ACATTTGAGAGAGTTATTCCAAGTAGATCCTGCTGACTACATGATGGCTATTTGTGGGAATGATGCCCTCCGAGAGCTTTCTTCACCGGGGAAGAGCGGAAGCTTCTTTTACCTTACCCAGGATGATAGATTTATGATAAAGACAGTGAAGAAATCAGAAGTCAAG GTGCTTCTTAGGATGCTTCCAAGTTACTACAAACATGTTTATCGGTATGACAATTCCCTGGTGACAAAATTCTTTGGGGTGCATTGTGTCAAACCAATTGGTGGCCAGAAG ACTCGGTTCATTGTGATGGGCAACTTATTCTGCTCAGAGTATCGCATCCATAGACGATTTGACCTTAAGGGATCCTCTCATGGCCGCACAACAGATATGCCAGAGGGTGAGATTGATGAAACCACGACCCTCAAGGACCTTGATCTTAATTTTGTCTTTCGCCTCCAGCAGAGTTGGTACCAAGAGCTTGTCAA ACAAATCGATCGTGATTGTGAGTTCTTGGAGGCGGAGGGAATCATGGACTACAGTCTTTTGGTTGGTCTTCACTTCCGTGATGACAATACATGTGATAAAATGGGGTTATCACCGTTTGTATTGCGCACTG GCAAAAAGGATTCATATCAGAATGAAAAGTTTATGCGAGGATGCCGCTTCCTTGAAGCGGAGCTACACAACATGGATCAAATTTTAGCTGGCCG AAAGCCCTTGATCAGGTTAGGAGCGAATATGCCTGCAAGAGCAGAGCGGATGGCCAGGAGGAGTGACTTCGATCAGTATACTCCTGGTGGTATCAGCCGGTTGACCCCTTCACGCAGTGGTGAGAGCTGCGAAGTAGTCCTTTATTTTGGGATCATCGACATTTTACAGGACTATGATATCAGCAAGAAGATAGAGCATGCATACAAATCCTTTCAAGCTGACCCAACTAAGATTTCAGCTGTTGATCCAAAGCTCTACTCAAGGAGATTTCGGGATTTCATAGGGAGAATCTTTATAGAAGACAGGTAG